From Salvelinus sp. IW2-2015 linkage group LG18, ASM291031v2, whole genome shotgun sequence, a single genomic window includes:
- the atad1b gene encoding outer mitochondrial transmembrane helix translocase isoform X1, translating into MGLKEIPTESIAQPLGRNEVFSLLFRLTIFGAVTYFTIKWMVDAIDPTRKQKMEAQKQAEKLMKQIGVQNVKLSEYEMSIAAHLVDPLTMQITWSDIAGLDEVITELKDTVILPIQKRHLFKGSRLLQPPKGVLLYGPPGCGKTLIAKATAKDAGFRFINLQPSTLTDKWYGESQKLASAVFSLAIKLQPSIIFIDEIDSFLRSRSSSDHEATAMMKAQFMSLWDGLETDYNCQVIIMGATNRPQDLDSAILRRMPTRFHVNQPNCMQREEILKLILKNENVDPSVDFVDMAKETDGFSGSDLREMCRDAALLCVRDFVHNTHADERIQDQIRSINQDDMQTARQKMRKSKSADGQTVLIHSTLD; encoded by the exons ATGGGGTTGAAGGAGATTCCAACTGAAAGTATTGCCCAGCCCTTGGGCCGGAATGAAGTCTTTAGTTTACTCTTCCGACTGACCATATTTGGTGCAGTCACTTACTTCACCATAAAGTGGATGGTTGATGCCATTGATCCCACAAGGAAACAGAAAATGGAAGCACAGAAACAG GCAGAGAAACTCATGAAGCAGATCGGTGTGCAGAATGTCAAGCTCTCAGAGTATGAGATGAGCATTGCAGCACATCTGGTGGACCCGTTGACCATGCAG ATCACATGGAGTGATATTGCTGGCCTAGATGAAGTCATCACTGAGCTGAAAGACACTGTCATACTTCCKATCCAGAAGAGACACCTYTTCAAGGGATCCAGACTGCTTCAGCCACCAAAAG GTGTGCTGCTGTACGGACCACCTGGCTGTGGGAAGACGCTGATCGCCAAAGCAACTGCCAAAGATGCTGGTTTCCGCTTCATCAACCTGCAGCCTTCCACCCTCACAGACAAGTGGTATGGAGAGTCCCAGAAACTGGCTTCTGCCGTCTTCTCTCTAGCCATTAAGCTTCAGCCCTCAATCATCTTCATAGATGAGATTG ACTCTTTCCTCAGAAGCCGTTCCAGCTCTGATCACGAGGCCACAGCCATGATGAAGGCTCAGTTCATGAGCTTGTGGGATGGGCTTGAGACGGACTATAACTGCCAG GTCATCATTATGGGGGCCACTAATCGTCCACAGGATCTCGACTCCGCCATTCTGAGGAGAATGCCCACAAGATTTCACGTAAATCAGCCT AATTGCATGCAGAGGGAAGAAATCTTGAAACTCATATTGAAAAATGAAAAT GTGGATCCTAGTGTTGACTTTGTTGACATGGCGAAGGAAACTGACGGATTCTCAGGAAGTGATCTCCGAGAGATGTGTCGGGATGCTGCCCTGTTATGTGTGCGGGATTTTGTCCATAACACCCATGCCGATGAAAG GATCCAGGATCAAATCCGGTCCATCAATCAGGACGACATGCAGACTGCCAGGCAGAAGATGAGGAAGTCGAAGTCGGCAGACGGACAGACGGTTCTGATTCATTCTACTCTGGATTGA
- the atad1b gene encoding outer mitochondrial transmembrane helix translocase isoform X2, translated as MGLKEIPTESIAQPLGRNEVFSLLFRLTIFGAVTYFTIKWMVDAIDPTRKQKMEAQKQAEKLMKQIGVQNVKLSEYEMSIAAHLVDPLTMQITWSDIAGLDEVITELKDTVILPIQKRHLFKGSRLLQPPKGVLLYGPPGCGKTLIAKATAKDAGFRFINLQPSTLTDKWYGESQKLASAVFSLAIKLQPSIIFIDEIDSFLRSRSSSDHEATAMMKAQFMSLWDGLETDYNCQVIIMGATNRPQDLDSAILRRMPTRFHVNQPVDPSVDFVDMAKETDGFSGSDLREMCRDAALLCVRDFVHNTHADERIQDQIRSINQDDMQTARQKMRKSKSADGQTVLIHSTLD; from the exons ATGGGGTTGAAGGAGATTCCAACTGAAAGTATTGCCCAGCCCTTGGGCCGGAATGAAGTCTTTAGTTTACTCTTCCGACTGACCATATTTGGTGCAGTCACTTACTTCACCATAAAGTGGATGGTTGATGCCATTGATCCCACAAGGAAACAGAAAATGGAAGCACAGAAACAG GCAGAGAAACTCATGAAGCAGATCGGTGTGCAGAATGTCAAGCTCTCAGAGTATGAGATGAGCATTGCAGCACATCTGGTGGACCCGTTGACCATGCAG ATCACATGGAGTGATATTGCTGGCCTAGATGAAGTCATCACTGAGCTGAAAGACACTGTCATACTTCCKATCCAGAAGAGACACCTYTTCAAGGGATCCAGACTGCTTCAGCCACCAAAAG GTGTGCTGCTGTACGGACCACCTGGCTGTGGGAAGACGCTGATCGCCAAAGCAACTGCCAAAGATGCTGGTTTCCGCTTCATCAACCTGCAGCCTTCCACCCTCACAGACAAGTGGTATGGAGAGTCCCAGAAACTGGCTTCTGCCGTCTTCTCTCTAGCCATTAAGCTTCAGCCCTCAATCATCTTCATAGATGAGATTG ACTCTTTCCTCAGAAGCCGTTCCAGCTCTGATCACGAGGCCACAGCCATGATGAAGGCTCAGTTCATGAGCTTGTGGGATGGGCTTGAGACGGACTATAACTGCCAG GTCATCATTATGGGGGCCACTAATCGTCCACAGGATCTCGACTCCGCCATTCTGAGGAGAATGCCCACAAGATTTCACGTAAATCAGCCT GTGGATCCTAGTGTTGACTTTGTTGACATGGCGAAGGAAACTGACGGATTCTCAGGAAGTGATCTCCGAGAGATGTGTCGGGATGCTGCCCTGTTATGTGTGCGGGATTTTGTCCATAACACCCATGCCGATGAAAG GATCCAGGATCAAATCCGGTCCATCAATCAGGACGACATGCAGACTGCCAGGCAGAAGATGAGGAAGTCGAAGTCGGCAGACGGACAGACGGTTCTGATTCATTCTACTCTGGATTGA